The Aquila chrysaetos chrysaetos chromosome 16, bAquChr1.4, whole genome shotgun sequence genome has a segment encoding these proteins:
- the MAP7D1 gene encoding LOW QUALITY PROTEIN: MAP7 domain-containing protein 1 (The sequence of the model RefSeq protein was modified relative to this genomic sequence to represent the inferred CDS: deleted 2 bases in 2 codons): protein MGWRRRSPRWGQRRGSGKPPSPMGDRVFPPTSPPPSPGDALQGERTPPQRDRPISPAIVPSGQPVSPVPPATTPSEKTVSPVPATVTPSRQPVCPPAVTPPSESSTPQRDRPVPPAATPSGQPVSPIPAAAAPSAESISPWCDRSPPGPPQPPVTEHPKEEASPHAAGQPVPVHAAAAPCPAETLPRGSEPPAPAAGEGAPSEAKSPPGGTAGPSKDVPPRSDRPTPAAASPAPAASPRPKQDAQKAQARHKQAKERREERAKYLAAKRVLWLEKEEKARLLREKQLEERRKRLEEQRLKAEKRRAILEERQRQKLEKNKERYEAAIQRSAKKTWAEIRQQRWSWAGALHHGSPAHKDGASRCSVSAVNLPKHVDSIINKRLSKSSATLWNSPSRNRSLQLSPWESSIVDRLMTPTLSFLARSRSAVTLAGNGKEQVPVCPRSASASPLSPCHNHRLQHRCWERRKGAAGSPDVTPRRRTESSPKKKEKKEKDRENAKERSALSRERSLKKRQSLPAAQPRLLPAADSSPGPKNRPSSPATPKARPASPSPALGSPHKPPLPRSTQSSPKVRARAREERGEQEGQAKARERKEEERSPAPPALPETPKVPAEPTAAPPAPAAPSPVPATPPGRPPAGTTDREEAARLLAEKRRQAREQREREERERREQEERERRLQEERAQQAAEEQTRREALARQQEEERRLQEEREAQERARAEREEMERLQRQREEAEARAREEAERQRLEREKHFQREEQERLERKKRLEEIMKRTRKSDAVDAKKKEDKKVVNGKAAEQEDVPGREKHAGPMPKEEELPEMKTPSTGTLGVPKGLAGEELQPSSPAKEVASPASLVNGVQPGKHENGFSGTEGSQELLELSHHGSSPGSIIPFGDKEPFLKQAVVKPPQVTEVL from the exons ATGGGGTGGCGAAGGCGCTCCCCAAGAtgggggcagcggcggggctcGG GGAAGCCACCGTCCCCGATGGGAGACAGGGTGTTCCCCCCCACCTCGCCGCCCCCCTCACCTGGGGACGCCCTGCAAGGAGAGCGCACCCCCCCGCAGCGCGACCGACCCATCTCTCCAGCCATCGTCCCCTCCGGACAGCCCGTCTCACCCGTCCCTCCGGCCACCACCCCCTCCGAAAAGACCGTCTCGCCCGTCCCTGCAACTGTGACCCCCTCCAGGCAGCCCGTCTGCCCCCCAGCCGTGACACCCCCCTCCGAGAGCAGCACCCCACAGCGTGACCGACCTGTCCCTCCAGCCGCAACGCCGTCAGGACAGCCCgtctcccccatccctgcagctgcGGCCCCCTCGGCCGAGAGCATCTCCCCCTGGTGTGACCGGtcc ccccccggacccccccagccccctgtgACGGAGCACCCCAAAGAAGAGGCATCGCCCCACGCCGCTGGCCAGCCAGTCCCCGTCCATGCTGCTGCCGCCCCTTGCCCGGCAGAGACGCTGCCCCGCGGGAGCGAACCCCCGGCCCCAGCTGCTGGTGAAGGGGCCCCCTCCGAAGCCAAGAGCCCCCCGGGCGGCACAGCCGGGCCCTCGAAGGACGTGCCGCCCCGCAGCGACCGCCCCACGCCGGCTGCAGCCTCGCcggctcctgctgccagccccaggcccAAGCAAG ATGCCCAAAAAGCCCAGGCGAGGCACAAGCAGGCGAAGGAGCGGCGCGAGGAGCGGGCCAAGTACCTGG CCGCCAAGCGGGTGCTgtggctggagaaggaggagaaggccAGGCTGCTGCgggagaagcagctggaggaaCGCCGCAAGCGCCTGGAGGAGCAGCGGCTGAAGGCGGAGAAGCGCCGCGCCATCCTGGAGGAGCGGCAGAGGCAGAAGCTCGAGAAGAACAAG GAGCGCTACGAGGCAGCGATCCAGCGGTCGGCCAAGAAGACATGGGCAGAGATCCGGCAGCAGCGGTGGTCCTGGGCTGGGGCCCTGCACCACGGCTCCCCTGCGCACAAGGATG gTGCGAGCCGGTGCTCGGTGTCCGCTGTAAACCTCCCCAAACACGTCGACTCTATAATCAACAAGCGGCTCTCCAAATCCTCTGCCACCCTCTGGAACTCTCCCAGTAGAA acCGCAGCTTGCAGCTGAGCCCATGGGAGAGCAGCATCGTGGACCGGCTGATGACGCCCACCCTGTCCTTCCTCGCGCGCAGCCGGAGCGCCGTGACGCTGGCCGGGAACGGCAAAGAGCAGG TGCCCGTGTGCCCCCGCTCGGCCTCTGCCAGCCCCCTCAGCCCCTGCCACAACCACCGCCTGCAGCACCGCTGCTGGGAGAGGCGGAAGGGGGCCGCCGGCAGCCCCGACGTGACGCCGCGCCGCAGGACCGAGTCTTCGCCC aagaagaaggagaagaaggagaaggatcGGGAGAACGCCAAGGAGCGCAGCGCCCTGTCCCGCGAGCGCAGCCTCAAGAAGCGGCAGTCGCTGCCAGCTGCACAGCCCCGGCTCCTGCCCGCAGCAGACAGCAG CCCCGGCCCCAAGAACCGTCCCTCATCCCCCGCCACCCCCAAAGCCCGTCCTGCGTCCCCCAGCCCGGCCCTTGGCTCTCCCCACAAGCCGCCCCTGCCCCGCAGCACCCAATCCTCTCCCAAGGTGCGGGCCAGGGCCCGGGAGGAgcggggggagcaggagggccAGGCGAAGGCACGcgagaggaaggaggaggagcggagcccggctcccccagccctccctgagACCCCCAAGGTGCCCGCAGAGCCAACAGCAG cccccccggcccctgcaGCGCCCAGCCCTGTGCCGGCCACCCCGCCAGGCAGACCCCCAGCTGGCACCACGGACCGGGAGGAGGCTGCCCGGCTGCTGGCGGAGAAGCGGCGCCAGGCGCGTGAGCAGCGGGAGCGTGAGGAGCGGGAGCGCCgggagcaggaggagcgggagag gcGGCTGCAGGAGGAGCGGGCACAGCAGGCAGCGGAGGAGCAGACCCGCAGAGAGGCCCTGGCACgccagcaggaggaggaacGGCGGCTGCAGGAGGAACGAGAGGCCCAGGAGAGAGCACGGGCCGAGCGGGAGGAGATGGAGCGGCTGCAGAGACAG AGGGAAGAGGCCGAG GCGAGGGCACGTGAAGAGGCTGAGCGGCAGCGCCTGGAGCGGGAGAAGCACTTCCAGCGTGAGGAGCAGGAGCggctggagaggaagaag cGCCTGGAGGAGATCATGAAAAGGACGCGCAAGTCGGACGCAGTGGATGCCAAG AAGAAGGAGGACAAGAAGGTGGTGAACGGGAAAGCGGCCGAGCAGGAGGATGTCCCAG GCCGCGAGAAGCATGCAGGGCCGATGCCGAAGGAGGAGGAACTCCCTGAGATGAAGACGCCGAGCACGGGGACTCTGGGGGTTCCGAAGGGCCTGGCGGGCGAGGAGCTGCAGCCAAG ctcCCCGGCCAAGGAGGTGGcatccccagcatccctggTGAACGGCGTGCAGCCCGGCAAGCACGAGAACGGCTTCTCGGGCACTGAGGGGTcgcaggagctgctggagctctcCCACCACGGCAGCAGCCCCGGCAGCATCATCCCCTTCGGCGACAAGGAGCCCTTCCTCAAGCAGGCTGTGGTCAAGCCCCCCCAGGTGACAG AGGTGCTGTGA